The Actinomadura sp. WMMB 499 genome includes a window with the following:
- a CDS encoding glycosyltransferase family 4 protein, which produces MRVGIVCPYTWNVPGGVQRHIADLAEALIALGHTVSVITPADDDADLPPYAVSAGRAVPVPYNGSVARLAFGFLSSARVRRWIHEGGFDVLHVHEPAAPSLGLLACWTADGPIVGTFHASYEKSRVVSVTAPILQSALEKITGRIAVSEAARTTLVEHLGGDAVLIPNGVATERYAMAAPLPGWPGRADGPGDGSGMESLGFLGRMDEPRKGLSVLLRAFEILGRARPRLRLLIAGPGDADDVLSRVSPDLRDRVVLLGMVSEEDKVRAYHSVDVFVAPNLGGESFGIVLAEAMAAGAPILASDIEAFDRVLRGGRAGALFATGDHAALAAAAGELLDDPARRKQLSAEARTAVRDYDWSAVARDVLRVYETVSLGHAGVVETGPGA; this is translated from the coding sequence ATGAGGGTCGGCATCGTCTGCCCCTACACCTGGAACGTCCCCGGCGGCGTCCAGCGGCACATCGCCGACCTCGCCGAGGCGCTGATCGCCCTCGGCCACACCGTCTCGGTGATCACCCCGGCGGACGACGACGCCGACCTGCCCCCCTACGCGGTCTCGGCCGGACGCGCCGTCCCCGTCCCCTACAACGGCTCGGTCGCGCGGCTGGCGTTCGGGTTCCTGTCCTCGGCCCGGGTCCGGCGGTGGATCCACGAGGGCGGCTTCGACGTTCTCCACGTGCACGAGCCCGCCGCGCCGTCCCTGGGCCTGCTCGCGTGCTGGACGGCCGACGGCCCGATCGTCGGCACGTTCCACGCGTCCTACGAGAAGTCCCGCGTGGTGTCGGTCACCGCCCCGATCCTGCAGAGCGCCCTGGAGAAGATCACCGGGCGGATCGCGGTGTCGGAGGCCGCCCGCACCACGCTCGTCGAGCACCTCGGCGGCGACGCCGTCCTCATCCCCAACGGGGTCGCCACGGAGCGGTACGCGATGGCCGCGCCGCTGCCCGGCTGGCCCGGCCGCGCCGACGGCCCCGGGGACGGCTCGGGCATGGAGTCGCTCGGCTTCCTCGGCCGGATGGACGAACCCCGCAAGGGCCTGTCGGTGCTGCTGCGCGCCTTCGAGATCCTCGGCCGCGCCCGCCCCCGGCTGCGGCTGCTGATCGCCGGACCCGGCGACGCCGACGACGTGCTGTCCCGCGTCTCCCCGGACCTGCGCGACCGGGTCGTCCTGCTCGGCATGGTCAGCGAGGAGGACAAGGTCCGCGCCTACCACTCGGTGGACGTGTTCGTCGCGCCGAACCTCGGCGGGGAGAGCTTCGGCATCGTCCTCGCCGAGGCGATGGCGGCGGGCGCCCCCATCCTGGCCAGCGACATCGAGGCGTTCGACCGGGTGCTGCGCGGCGGCCGGGCCGGGGCGCTGTTCGCCACCGGCGACCACGCGGCGCTCGCCGCGGCGGCCGGCGAGCTGCTCGACGACCCCGCGCGCCGCAAGCAGCTGTCCGCGGAGGCGCGCACCGCCGTCCGCGACTACGACTGGTCGGCCGTCGCCCGCGACGTGCTGAGGGTGTACGAGACCGTCTCCCTCGGCCACGCCGGCGTCGTCGAGACCGGCCCCGGGGCCTAG
- a CDS encoding LemA family protein, with amino-acid sequence MPDWIIDVLFWIAVAFLLAVYVSWRATRLDRLHVRAETARAALDAALVRRAAAALELAASRLLDPATSLVLATAAHEARTADAEHREFAESDLSRALRAVVDQPGFVDTLTGRADGDGKAVLEELSSSAAKVAYARRFYNDAVSQARIARRKLLIRALRLAGRAPLPGFFEIDDDPPGI; translated from the coding sequence ATGCCCGACTGGATCATCGACGTCCTGTTCTGGATCGCCGTCGCGTTCCTGCTCGCCGTGTACGTGTCGTGGCGCGCGACCCGCCTCGACCGGCTGCACGTCCGCGCCGAGACGGCCCGCGCCGCGCTCGACGCCGCGCTCGTCCGGCGGGCGGCCGCGGCGCTCGAGCTCGCCGCGTCCCGGCTGCTGGACCCCGCCACCAGCCTGGTCCTGGCCACCGCCGCGCACGAGGCCCGCACCGCCGACGCCGAGCACCGCGAGTTCGCCGAGAGCGACCTGTCGCGGGCGCTGCGCGCGGTCGTCGACCAGCCCGGCTTCGTCGACACGCTCACCGGGCGCGCCGACGGGGACGGCAAGGCGGTGCTGGAGGAGCTGTCCTCCTCCGCCGCGAAGGTCGCCTACGCGCGCCGCTTCTACAACGACGCCGTCTCCCAGGCCCGCATCGCGCGGCGCAAGCTGCTGATCCGGGCGCTGCGGCTGGCCGGGAGGGCCCCGCTGCCGGGCTTCTTCGAGATCGACGACGACCCGCCCGGGATCTGA
- a CDS encoding DUF3048 domain-containing protein, with amino-acid sequence MRISRGGTAAGPAAAGLGALVLAAALTACSGGDGTRGAEPPSAPGGGESTAPAASPGLPYHPFDGGTEGLRDPVLAVKIANTERALPQSGVKDADIVYVEQVEGGATRLMTVYSSELPERVGPVRSARISDLHLLRQFGSPAFAFSGVQSKMKKDIREAPSYDVSQENGGSAYFRAGPKPIPYNLYADPRDLLELAPKAGGPRDIGFRFGAAPEGGEPTKSFTAKWPAASMGFSWSAEEKRWLASFDGRPDMAAEGGRLGGATVVVQYAKTTRSKFRDSLGHYTPLIRTTGTGRALVLRDGKGYDARWARPSEEGGTTFTTADGRPMTFAPGQVWVVLVNEGGPVIP; translated from the coding sequence TTGCGAATCTCCCGAGGCGGGACCGCCGCCGGACCGGCGGCCGCGGGGCTCGGCGCGCTCGTCCTCGCCGCCGCGCTCACCGCCTGCTCCGGCGGGGACGGGACGCGCGGGGCCGAACCGCCCAGCGCGCCCGGCGGCGGGGAGAGCACCGCACCGGCCGCGAGCCCCGGTCTGCCGTACCACCCGTTCGACGGCGGCACCGAGGGCCTGCGCGACCCGGTGCTCGCGGTGAAGATCGCCAACACCGAGCGGGCGCTCCCGCAGTCCGGTGTCAAGGACGCCGACATCGTGTACGTCGAGCAGGTCGAGGGCGGGGCGACCCGGCTGATGACGGTGTACTCCTCCGAACTGCCCGAGCGCGTCGGGCCCGTCCGCAGCGCGCGGATCTCCGACCTGCACCTCCTGCGGCAGTTCGGGAGCCCCGCGTTCGCGTTCTCCGGCGTGCAGAGCAAGATGAAGAAGGACATCCGGGAGGCGCCCTCCTACGACGTCTCCCAGGAGAACGGCGGTTCCGCCTACTTCCGCGCGGGCCCGAAACCCATCCCGTACAACCTGTACGCGGACCCGCGCGACCTGCTGGAACTCGCGCCGAAGGCCGGCGGCCCGCGCGACATCGGCTTCCGCTTCGGGGCCGCCCCGGAGGGCGGCGAGCCCACGAAGTCGTTCACCGCGAAATGGCCCGCGGCGTCCATGGGCTTCAGCTGGTCGGCCGAGGAGAAGCGCTGGCTGGCGAGTTTCGACGGCCGTCCCGACATGGCCGCCGAGGGCGGTCGGCTCGGCGGAGCCACCGTCGTCGTCCAGTACGCGAAGACGACCCGCTCGAAGTTCCGTGACTCCCTCGGCCACTACACGCCGCTGATCCGGACGACCGGCACCGGCCGCGCGCTCGTCCTGCGCGACGGCAAGGGCTACGACGCCCGCTGGGCGCGGCCGTCCGAGGAGGGGGGAACGACCTTCACCACCGCCGACGGCAGGCCGATGACCTTCGCGCCGGGCCAGGTCTGGGTGGTGCTGGTCAACGAGGGCGGCCCCGTCATCCCCTGA
- the pdxS gene encoding pyridoxal 5'-phosphate synthase lyase subunit PdxS: protein MAEMLKGGVIMDVVTPEQAKIAEDAGAVAVMALERVPADIRAEGGISRMSDPDMIDGIISAVSIPVMAKARIGHFVEARVLQALGVDYIDESEVLTPADYENHIDKFAFTVPFVCGATNLGEALRRITEGAAMIRSKGEAGTGDVSNATTHMRQIRQQIRRLQNLPEDELYVAAKELQAPYELVKEVAKAGKLPVVLFTAGGIATPADAAMMMQLGAEGVFVGSGIFKSGNPAQRAEAIVKATTFHDDPEVIAKVSRGLGDAMVGINVASLGDDQKFAGRGW from the coding sequence ATGGCGGAGATGCTCAAGGGCGGCGTGATCATGGACGTCGTCACGCCGGAGCAGGCGAAGATCGCCGAAGACGCCGGCGCGGTCGCCGTGATGGCACTGGAGCGCGTCCCCGCCGACATCCGCGCCGAGGGCGGCATCTCCCGGATGAGCGACCCCGACATGATCGACGGGATCATCTCGGCGGTCTCCATCCCGGTCATGGCCAAGGCCCGCATCGGCCACTTCGTCGAGGCGCGGGTGCTGCAGGCGCTCGGCGTCGACTACATCGACGAGTCCGAGGTGCTCACCCCCGCCGACTACGAGAACCACATCGACAAGTTCGCGTTCACCGTCCCGTTCGTGTGCGGCGCCACCAACCTGGGCGAGGCGCTGCGCCGCATCACCGAGGGCGCGGCGATGATCCGCTCCAAGGGCGAGGCCGGCACCGGGGACGTCTCCAACGCCACCACCCACATGCGCCAGATCCGGCAGCAGATCCGCCGGCTGCAGAACCTGCCCGAGGACGAGCTGTACGTCGCCGCCAAGGAGCTGCAGGCCCCCTACGAGCTCGTCAAGGAGGTCGCGAAGGCGGGCAAGCTGCCCGTCGTGCTGTTCACCGCCGGCGGCATCGCCACCCCGGCCGACGCCGCCATGATGATGCAGCTCGGCGCCGAGGGCGTCTTCGTCGGCTCCGGCATCTTCAAGTCCGGCAACCCCGCCCAGCGCGCCGAGGCGATCGTGAAGGCCACCACCTTCCACGACGACCCCGAGGTCATCGCCAAGGTCTCCCGCGGCCTCGGCGACGCGATGGTCGGCATCAACGTCGCCTCCCTCGGCGACGACCAGAAGTTCGCAGGTCGCGGCTGGTGA
- the pdxT gene encoding pyridoxal 5'-phosphate synthase glutaminase subunit PdxT — translation MTAVPTIGVLALQGDVREHARALEQAGARTLNVRRAAELERVDGLVLPGGESTAMWRLARAFDLLEPLRKRIEAGMPAYGSCAGMIMLADRIRDGAAGQETVGGIDMTVRRNAFGRQVDSFESDVPLTGMGDTPYHAVFIRAPWVESTGGAVEIIGRAEGGPNAGRIVAVRQGRLMATAFHPELTGDFRVHHYFADLVRRAMVEED, via the coding sequence GTGACTGCCGTACCGACCATCGGCGTCCTGGCCCTGCAGGGCGACGTGCGCGAGCACGCGCGCGCCCTCGAGCAGGCCGGGGCCCGAACCCTGAACGTGCGCCGCGCCGCGGAGCTGGAACGCGTCGACGGACTCGTCCTGCCCGGCGGGGAGTCCACCGCCATGTGGCGGCTGGCACGCGCGTTCGACCTGCTGGAGCCGCTCCGCAAGCGGATCGAGGCGGGCATGCCCGCCTACGGCTCCTGCGCCGGCATGATCATGCTGGCCGACCGCATCCGCGACGGGGCGGCAGGCCAGGAGACCGTCGGGGGGATCGACATGACCGTGCGGCGCAACGCCTTCGGCCGGCAGGTCGACTCGTTCGAGTCCGACGTGCCGCTGACCGGTATGGGCGACACGCCGTACCACGCCGTGTTCATCCGCGCCCCCTGGGTCGAGTCCACCGGCGGCGCCGTCGAGATCATCGGCCGCGCCGAAGGCGGTCCGAACGCCGGTAGGATCGTCGCCGTCCGCCAGGGACGGCTGATGGCCACCGCGTTCCACCCGGAGCTGACGGGCGACTTCCGCGTGCACCACTACTTCGCCGATCTGGTGCGCCGGGCGATGGTTGAGGAGGATTGA
- a CDS encoding YebC/PmpR family DNA-binding transcriptional regulator, which produces MSGHSKWATTKHKKAALDAKRGKLFAKLIKNIEVAARTGGGDPDANPTLYDAIYKAKKNSVPNDNIERARKRGAGEEAGGADWQNITYEGYAPGGVAVLIECLTDNRNRAASEVRVALTRNGGSLADPGSVSYMFTRKGVVIVPKNGTSEDDVMMAVLDAGAEEVNELDEENFEVVSEAGDLVAVRTALQDAGIDYESAESKFLPSVTVPLDEENAKKVFRLLDALEDSDDVQDVYANFDVPDEVLATLDA; this is translated from the coding sequence ATGTCCGGCCATTCCAAATGGGCGACGACCAAGCACAAGAAGGCGGCCCTCGACGCCAAGCGGGGCAAGCTCTTCGCGAAGCTGATCAAGAACATCGAGGTGGCGGCCCGCACCGGCGGCGGCGACCCCGACGCCAACCCCACCCTGTACGACGCCATCTACAAGGCGAAGAAGAACTCCGTCCCCAACGACAACATCGAGCGCGCGCGCAAGCGCGGCGCCGGTGAGGAGGCCGGGGGCGCCGACTGGCAGAACATCACCTACGAGGGCTACGCGCCCGGCGGCGTCGCGGTGCTCATCGAGTGCCTCACCGACAACCGCAACCGCGCCGCCTCGGAGGTGCGCGTCGCGCTGACCCGCAACGGCGGCTCCCTCGCCGACCCCGGCTCGGTGTCGTACATGTTCACCCGCAAGGGCGTCGTGATCGTCCCGAAGAACGGCACCAGCGAGGACGACGTGATGATGGCCGTCCTGGACGCCGGCGCCGAGGAGGTCAACGAGCTCGACGAGGAGAACTTCGAGGTCGTCAGCGAGGCCGGTGACCTCGTCGCCGTCCGCACCGCCCTCCAGGACGCCGGGATCGACTACGAGTCGGCCGAGAGCAAGTTCCTGCCGAGCGTCACCGTCCCGCTGGACGAGGAGAACGCGAAGAAGGTCTTCCGCCTCCTGGACGCCCTCGAGGACTCCGACGACGTCCAAGATGTCTACGCGAACTTCGACGTCCCGGACGAGGTGCTGGCGACGCTCGACGCCTGA
- the ruvC gene encoding crossover junction endodeoxyribonuclease RuvC: protein MIEGAAVRVMGVDPGLTRCGVGVVEGAPGRRLRLLHVSVVRTAADEDHALRLLGIERGIEALMDELDPEAVAVERVFSQHNVRTVMGTAQAAGIAMLAAARRGLPVALHTPSEAKAAVTGNGRADKAQVTKMVTRLLELEEAPKPADAADALALAICHVWRGGAPGHRAHAFRSRIEEAARAERERLAARRTGGAVQ, encoded by the coding sequence ATGATCGAGGGGGCGGCCGTGCGGGTGATGGGGGTGGACCCCGGGCTCACCCGGTGCGGGGTCGGGGTCGTCGAGGGCGCCCCGGGCAGGCGGCTGCGGCTGCTGCACGTGTCGGTCGTGCGGACGGCCGCCGACGAGGACCACGCGCTCCGGCTGCTCGGCATCGAGCGGGGCATCGAGGCACTCATGGACGAGCTGGACCCCGAGGCCGTCGCCGTCGAGCGGGTGTTCTCGCAGCACAACGTCCGGACCGTGATGGGCACCGCCCAGGCCGCGGGCATCGCGATGCTGGCCGCCGCGCGCCGCGGCCTGCCGGTCGCCCTGCACACCCCGAGCGAGGCCAAGGCGGCCGTCACCGGGAACGGACGCGCCGACAAGGCGCAGGTGACGAAGATGGTGACGCGGCTCCTCGAACTGGAGGAGGCCCCCAAACCCGCCGACGCGGCCGACGCCCTCGCCCTCGCCATCTGCCACGTGTGGCGCGGCGGCGCGCCCGGCCACCGGGCGCACGCGTTCCGGTCGCGGATCGAGGAGGCGGCGCGGGCCGAACGCGAACGGCTCGCCGCCCGCAGAACAGGAGGAGCCGTCCAGTGA
- the ruvA gene encoding Holliday junction branch migration protein RuvA — MIAFVSGEVAAAGPDGAVIDVHGVGLAVQCTPATLAGLRVGDRARVPTSLVVREDSLTLFGFADDDERTVFELLQTASGVGPRLALAMLAVHTPNALRRAVAAEDLTALTKVPGIGKKGAQRIVLELRDRLGGPVGDGADEVRTPARAEPWREQVQMGLVNLGWSAKDSDAAVDAVAADLDGADAPPVAALLKSALKKLSK, encoded by the coding sequence GTGATCGCCTTCGTCAGCGGCGAGGTCGCCGCCGCCGGACCCGACGGGGCGGTGATCGACGTGCACGGCGTCGGCCTCGCCGTGCAGTGCACCCCCGCGACTCTGGCCGGGCTGCGGGTCGGCGACCGCGCCCGGGTGCCGACGTCACTGGTCGTCCGGGAGGACTCGCTGACCCTCTTCGGGTTCGCCGACGACGACGAGCGGACGGTCTTCGAGTTGCTGCAGACCGCGAGCGGCGTCGGGCCGCGGCTCGCACTGGCGATGCTGGCCGTCCACACCCCGAACGCGCTCCGCCGGGCCGTGGCCGCCGAGGACCTCACCGCCCTCACCAAGGTCCCCGGCATCGGGAAGAAGGGCGCGCAGCGCATCGTCCTCGAGCTGCGCGACCGCCTCGGCGGCCCGGTCGGCGACGGCGCGGACGAGGTGCGGACGCCCGCCAGGGCCGAGCCGTGGCGCGAGCAGGTGCAGATGGGCCTGGTCAACCTCGGCTGGTCGGCCAAGGACTCCGACGCCGCGGTGGACGCCGTCGCCGCCGACCTGGACGGCGCGGACGCGCCGCCGGTCGCCGCGCTGCTGAAGTCGGCACTGAAGAAGCTGAGCAAGTGA
- the ruvB gene encoding Holliday junction branch migration DNA helicase RuvB — translation MSEDERIVSADADGPDEQVIEAALRPKKLGDFVGQERVREQLALVLHGALRRGRTPDHVLLSGGPGLGKTTLAMIIAAELGQPLRISSGPAIERAGDLAAVLSTLSEGEVLFLDEIHRLARPAEEMLYMAMEDFRVDVVVGKGPGATAIPLDIAPFTLVGATTRAGMLPGPLRDRFGFTAHMDFYEPAELEIIVRRSAGLLGLEITDEGAAEISGRARGTPRIANRLLRRVRDYAEVRGDGIVDRESARTALSLYEVDERGLDRLDRAVLGSLLRKFGGGPVGLSTLAVAVGEEPETVEVVAEPFLVRQGLLARTPRGRVATGAAWAHLGLTPPPTAPLAGTLFDLDGDTDRPQQ, via the coding sequence GTGAGCGAGGACGAGCGGATCGTCTCGGCGGACGCCGACGGGCCCGACGAGCAGGTCATCGAGGCCGCGCTGCGGCCGAAGAAGCTCGGCGACTTCGTCGGGCAGGAACGGGTCCGCGAGCAGCTCGCGCTGGTACTGCACGGCGCGCTGCGGCGCGGCCGGACGCCCGACCACGTGCTGCTGTCCGGCGGTCCGGGCCTCGGCAAGACCACCCTCGCGATGATCATCGCGGCCGAGCTGGGACAGCCGCTGCGGATCTCCTCCGGCCCCGCCATCGAGCGGGCCGGCGACCTGGCGGCCGTCCTGTCGACGCTGTCGGAGGGCGAGGTCCTGTTCCTGGACGAGATCCACCGGCTGGCCCGGCCCGCCGAGGAGATGCTCTACATGGCGATGGAGGACTTCCGCGTCGACGTCGTGGTGGGCAAGGGCCCCGGCGCGACCGCGATCCCCCTCGACATCGCGCCGTTCACCCTGGTGGGGGCGACGACCCGCGCCGGGATGCTGCCGGGTCCCCTGCGCGACCGGTTCGGTTTCACCGCCCACATGGACTTCTACGAGCCCGCCGAACTGGAGATCATCGTGCGGCGCTCGGCAGGCCTGCTCGGTCTGGAGATCACCGACGAGGGCGCGGCGGAGATCTCCGGGCGCGCCCGGGGCACGCCCCGGATCGCGAACCGGCTGCTGCGCCGCGTCCGCGACTACGCCGAGGTGCGCGGCGACGGGATCGTCGACCGGGAATCGGCGCGAACGGCACTATCGTTGTACGAAGTGGACGAACGGGGTCTCGACCGGCTCGACCGTGCCGTGCTCGGATCCCTGCTGCGCAAGTTCGGTGGCGGCCCGGTCGGGCTGTCGACGCTGGCCGTCGCGGTGGGGGAGGAGCCGGAAACGGTCGAAGTGGTCGCCGAACCGTTCCTGGTGAGGCAGGGGCTGCTGGCCCGGACGCCGCGCGGCCGGGTCGCCACCGGCGCCGCGTGGGCGCATCTCGGGCTGACCCCGCCGCCGACGGCGCCGCTGGCCGGGACGCTCTTCGACCTGGACGGCGACACCGACCGGCCGCAACAGTGA
- the yajC gene encoding preprotein translocase subunit YajC → MIIAAESGGSGAFNLLLLLAIPLVFYFLLIRPQNKRRKEQLQMESNLQPGARVMTTSGMRATVLSVDDDGVVLEIADGVEVSFVKQAVMRVLQDDEAEGADAEELDLDEDDDDDSADAERDGAAVDLTKDDASDDEDDEDEAPAAKAEAKTGAKAGRKSSD, encoded by the coding sequence ATGATCATTGCGGCGGAGTCGGGCGGCAGCGGGGCCTTCAACCTCCTGCTCCTGCTGGCCATCCCGCTGGTCTTCTACTTTCTCCTCATCCGGCCGCAGAACAAGCGGCGCAAGGAGCAGCTGCAGATGGAGAGCAATCTGCAGCCGGGTGCCCGCGTGATGACGACCAGCGGCATGCGCGCCACCGTGCTGTCGGTGGACGACGACGGCGTGGTGCTGGAGATCGCGGACGGCGTCGAGGTGAGCTTCGTCAAGCAGGCCGTCATGCGGGTCCTCCAGGACGACGAGGCCGAGGGCGCCGACGCCGAGGAGCTCGACCTCGACGAGGACGACGATGACGACTCGGCCGACGCCGAGCGCGACGGTGCCGCCGTCGACCTCACCAAGGACGACGCCTCCGACGACGAGGACGACGAGGACGAGGCGCCCGCGGCGAAGGCCGAGGCGAAGACCGGCGCGAAGGCCGGGAGGAAGTCCTCGGACTGA